A portion of the Flavobacterium limnophilum genome contains these proteins:
- a CDS encoding PaaI family thioesterase, translated as MTFDKEKILQYCNEISKNTLMQTLNIEYVDAGPDYLTATMPVNPSVHQPMGLLHGGASVALAESVGSAASFLFVNPEHSEVRGIEISANHVKAKRNGIVTATAKIIHKGSSIHLWEIRITDENEALISLCKLTTMVLPKRKIEK; from the coding sequence ATGACTTTCGACAAAGAAAAAATCCTTCAATATTGCAATGAAATTTCGAAAAATACCCTGATGCAAACCCTGAATATTGAATATGTCGATGCCGGTCCTGATTATTTGACGGCAACAATGCCCGTAAATCCTTCAGTGCATCAACCCATGGGATTGCTCCACGGTGGCGCTTCGGTGGCTTTGGCCGAAAGTGTGGGCAGTGCCGCTTCTTTTTTGTTCGTGAATCCAGAACATAGCGAAGTACGCGGAATCGAAATTTCGGCGAATCATGTCAAGGCAAAACGCAACGGAATAGTGACGGCCACGGCAAAAATTATCCACAAAGGAAGCAGTATTCATTTATGGGAAATCCGAATTACGGATGAAAACGAGGCGCTAATTTCGCTTTGCAAATTGACCACGATGGTTTTGCCAAAAAGAAAAATTGAAAAATAA
- a CDS encoding right-handed parallel beta-helix repeat-containing protein — MRQLTFLFFIGILITVSSCRTDFETVPSTGNLAFSRDTIYLDTVFTNIGSSTYSLKVYNKSKNDINIPSIQLGKGLNSKYRMTVDGMQGNQGRVFENVTLLAKDSLYIFIETTANIADANLTDFLYTDQILFDGGSNLQKVELVTLVQDAVFLYPQKFADGTTETLPIGDEAIYGFFLDENDPINGNELHFTNKKPYVIYGYAAVPSGKTAVFDAGTRVHFHANSGLIVASNASVNVNGATSTTDKLENEVIFEGDRLEPDFSDVPGQWGTIWLTDGSTNHKFNHLTIKNATIGLLIQNNNGTTVSIKNTQIYDATNYGILAQTAKINGENLVVNSAGLAGLACTYGGDYKFTHCTFNNNWNSSSQVALLVNNYYAGATPEVKDLTAATFNNCIIYGWYSNEMILNKKTGAAFEYQFNNCLIKFNNTSNQYTNHPEYQFTTDPAHYNAIIQNKDPKFFKISENKLNIDNTSAAFAKGNTTYLVPFDVLGNTRTLPPDLGAYQSKPFPK, encoded by the coding sequence ATGCGTCAGCTTACTTTTCTGTTTTTTATTGGAATCCTCATTACTGTCAGCTCCTGTCGAACCGATTTTGAAACCGTGCCCAGCACCGGGAATTTAGCCTTTTCGAGAGACACCATTTATTTGGACACCGTTTTCACGAACATTGGTTCGAGCACTTATTCGCTAAAAGTGTACAATAAATCCAAAAATGACATCAATATTCCAAGCATCCAATTAGGCAAAGGCTTGAATTCAAAATATCGAATGACGGTGGACGGAATGCAGGGCAATCAAGGAAGAGTATTTGAAAATGTGACGCTTTTGGCCAAAGATAGTTTGTATATTTTTATTGAAACTACTGCTAATATCGCTGATGCCAACCTAACTGATTTTCTGTACACCGACCAGATTTTGTTTGACGGAGGCAGCAATCTCCAAAAAGTGGAATTGGTGACCCTTGTCCAGGATGCGGTTTTTCTTTATCCCCAAAAGTTTGCTGACGGTACAACTGAAACCCTTCCTATTGGCGACGAAGCAATTTATGGCTTCTTTCTAGACGAGAACGATCCCATAAACGGCAATGAACTCCATTTTACGAACAAGAAACCCTACGTCATCTATGGTTATGCGGCAGTTCCTTCCGGAAAAACCGCTGTTTTTGATGCAGGAACACGGGTTCATTTTCACGCCAATTCAGGACTTATCGTGGCTTCCAATGCTTCCGTGAATGTTAATGGGGCAACATCTACAACCGACAAACTCGAAAATGAAGTGATTTTTGAAGGCGATCGACTGGAACCCGATTTCTCGGATGTCCCGGGACAGTGGGGAACGATTTGGCTTACCGATGGCAGCACCAACCACAAATTCAATCACTTGACCATCAAAAATGCAACCATCGGATTATTGATTCAAAACAACAACGGGACAACCGTTTCCATTAAAAACACCCAAATTTACGACGCTACCAATTATGGGATTTTGGCCCAGACTGCCAAGATCAACGGGGAGAATTTGGTTGTCAACAGTGCAGGTTTGGCGGGATTGGCTTGTACTTATGGCGGGGATTATAAATTTACCCATTGCACTTTCAACAACAACTGGAATAGTTCCAGTCAGGTAGCTCTTTTGGTCAATAATTATTATGCAGGAGCGACTCCGGAAGTGAAAGATTTGACGGCCGCCACATTCAATAATTGCATTATTTATGGTTGGTATTCCAATGAAATGATCTTGAATAAAAAAACGGGGGCGGCATTCGAATACCAATTCAATAATTGCCTTATCAAGTTTAACAACACTTCAAATCAATACACTAATCATCCTGAATACCAATTTACTACGGATCCGGCACATTACAACGCCATCATTCAAAATAAAGACCCAAAGTTCTTCAAGATTTCAGAAAACAAACTCAATATTGACAACACTTCGGCGGCTTTTGCCAAAGGAAATACAACTTATCTTGTTCCTTTTGATGTTTTAGGAAACACCCGAACTTTGCCACCTGATTTGGGAGCGTATCAAAGCAAACCTTTTCCGAAATAA